One stretch of Bombus terrestris chromosome 5, iyBomTerr1.2, whole genome shotgun sequence DNA includes these proteins:
- the LOC100646377 gene encoding uncharacterized protein LOC100646377 translates to MGSTDKAEITGFICRLCSKMNRFVIHIYGEEGERMKLAEKINAYLPITVNMNDPLPKTACLHCIERLEAHHELMEQFFLVKRRLTTQNKSSTVASTSTQTADTVPTSSPPPC, encoded by the exons atgggTAGCACGGATAAAGCTGAGATCACGGGTTTTATATGCAGACTTTGCAGTAAGATGAACCGTTTCGTGATCCACATATACGGTGAAGAGGGTGAGAGAATGAAACTTGCTGAGAAAATAAATGCTTATCTTCCAATTACG GTAAACATGAATGATCCATTACCTAAAACGGCATGTCTACATTGTATTGAACGGCTTGAAGCTCATCATGAACTAATGGAACAATTTTTCTTAGTCAAACGAAGGTTAACTACTCAGAATAAATCATCAACAGTTGCATCAACCTCTACACAAACTGCTGATACTGTACCAACATCTAGCCCACCTCCTTGTTAA